The Triticum aestivum cultivar Chinese Spring chromosome 7B, IWGSC CS RefSeq v2.1, whole genome shotgun sequence genome window below encodes:
- the LOC123160447 gene encoding uncharacterized protein isoform X2 — protein sequence MAATPTPLLLLALPFLFAALAAAQPRPFGGAPPGYARYVTDATATGVEEEYDYIVVGGGAAGCPLAATLAGPGGGRVLLLERGGAPAEFPALATAGGFVRTLALADPSPDSDAPAQAFSSEDGVPNVRARVLGGGTAINAGFYSRAHPGWFHGHGEDAEVPDWDMRLVNSSYEWVEQELTFQPEVHGWQAAVRAALLEANVTPWNGFTVEHVTGTKIGATTFDASGRRHSAADLLAFARPGRLHVAVRAAVTRVIINPIDPGHDQRWQRLASCTRTVFSSSTMPCCVQVGRSYFLQVHLEVHSCCFSVALVLLATLHPSASLFLLIPLTLGSTCSTTLATASPSSHQSPSTTPSSRWSASLLPTALPPTSRLHHTSSPFLPCCAPPALLSARLHHSMSPWQPSWRRSLARYPRARSGYHHLIPWRPPRCASTTSAAPRTWHSVSSACAAWHRCSRAGRWTYSVRPQERRARAGEGVLGGTSGSLGRPCHSIGAQTTLLWQISAGGPWPRCGITMEGVWLEGWLTRISGSWARSLFAWWMGRRSA from the exons ATGGCCGCCACCCccacacccctcctcctcctcgccctccccttccTCTTCGCCGCCCTCGCCGCGGCCCAGCCCCGCCCCTTCGGAG GGGCGCCGCCGGGGTACGCGCGGTACGTGACCGACGCGACGGCGACGGGCGTGGAGGAGGAGTACGACTACATCGTGGTGGGGGGCGGCGCGGCGGGGTGCCCGCTGGCGGCAACGCTCGCGGGGCCCGGCGGGGGTCGCGTGCTGCTGCTCGAGCGCGGCGGCGCGCCCGCCGAGTTCCCGGCGCTCGCCACCGCCGGCGGCTTCGTCAGGACACTCGCGCTCGCCGACCCCTCGCCGGACTCCGACGCGCCCGCGCAGGCCTTCAGCTCCGAGGACGGCGTCCCCAACGTGCGCGcgcgggtgctcggcggcggcaccgccaTCAACGCCGGCTTCTACTCCCGCGCGCACCCCGGCTGGTTCCACGGCCACGGGGAG GACGCCGAGGTGCCGGATTGGGACATGCGGCTGGTGAACTCATCATACGAGTGGGTGGAGCAAGAGCTGACATTCCAGCCGGAGGTGCACGGGTGGCAGGCGGCAGTGAGGGCCGCGCTGCTGGAAGCGAACGTGACGCCGTGGAACGGCTTCACGGTGGAACATGTCACTGGCACAAAGATTGGTGCCACCACCTTTGATGCATCAGGACGCCGCCACAGCGCCGCGGACCTCCTTGCTTTCGCCCGCCCTGGCCGTCTCCATGTCGCTGTCCGTGCTGCCGTTACACGCGTCATAATCAACCCTATTGATCCTG GTCACGACCAGCGGTGGCAGCGGTTGGCGTCGTGTACCAGGACCGTCTTCTCCAGCAGCACCATGCCCTGCTGCGTCCAGGTGGGGAGGTCATACTTTCTGCAGGTACACTTGGAAGTCCACAGTTGCTGCTTCTCAGTGGCGTTGGTCCTGCTAGCGACCTTGCATCCCTCGGCATCCCTGTTTCTGTTGATTCCCCTGACGTTGGGAAGCACATGTTCGACAACCCTCGCAACGGCATCTCCATCATCCCATCAGTCCCCATCGACCACTCCCTCATCCAGGTGGTCGGCATCCCTTCTGCCAACGGCACTGCCTCCTACCTCGAGGCTGCATCATACATCGTCCCCGTTTCTCCCATGCTGCGCCCCGCCGGCCCTTTTATCAGCCCGACTTCACCACTCTATGTCACCATGGCAACCATCATGGAGAAGGTCCCTGGCCCGTTATCCGAGGGCTCGCTCTGGCTATCATCACCTAATCCCATGGAGACCCCCTCGGTGCGCTTCGACTACTTCAGCCGCCCCGAGGACCTGGCACAGTGTGTCGTCGGCGTGCGCCGCGTGGCACAGGTGCTCCAGAGCAGGACGATGGACATATTCCGTTCGGCCGCAGGAACGTCGAGCCAGGGCAGGAGAGGGCGTGCTAGGAGGGACTTCAGGATCGTTGGGGCGACCCTGCCACTCGATTGGAGCACAAACAACACTGCTGTGGCAGATTTCTGCAGGCGGACCGTGGCCACGCTGTGGCATTACCATGGAGGGTGTGTGGTTGGAAGGGTGGTTGACAAGGATTTCCGGGTCATGGGCACGCAGTCTCTTCGCGTGGTGGATGGGTCGACGTTCAGCGTGA
- the LOC123160447 gene encoding (R)-mandelonitrile lyase-like isoform X1 — MAATPTPLLLLALPFLFAALAAAQPRPFGGAPPGYARYVTDATATGVEEEYDYIVVGGGAAGCPLAATLAGPGGGRVLLLERGGAPAEFPALATAGGFVRTLALADPSPDSDAPAQAFSSEDGVPNVRARVLGGGTAINAGFYSRAHPGWFHGHGEDAEVPDWDMRLVNSSYEWVEQELTFQPEVHGWQAAVRAALLEANVTPWNGFTVEHVTGTKIGATTFDASGRRHSAADLLAFARPGRLHVAVRAAVTRVIINPIDPAARRGRSRPAVAAVGVVYQDRLLQQHHALLRPGGEVILSAGTLGSPQLLLLSGVGPASDLASLGIPVSVDSPDVGKHMFDNPRNGISIIPSVPIDHSLIQVVGIPSANGTASYLEAASYIVPVSPMLRPAGPFISPTSPLYVTMATIMEKVPGPLSEGSLWLSSPNPMETPSVRFDYFSRPEDLAQCVVGVRRVAQVLQSRTMDIFRSAAGTSSQGRRGRARRDFRIVGATLPLDWSTNNTAVADFCRRTVATLWHYHGGCVVGRVVDKDFRVMGTQSLRVVDGSTFSVTPGTNPQATVMMMGRYMGLKMIAERHSRRLVNTSSYSELQE, encoded by the exons ATGGCCGCCACCCccacacccctcctcctcctcgccctccccttccTCTTCGCCGCCCTCGCCGCGGCCCAGCCCCGCCCCTTCGGAG GGGCGCCGCCGGGGTACGCGCGGTACGTGACCGACGCGACGGCGACGGGCGTGGAGGAGGAGTACGACTACATCGTGGTGGGGGGCGGCGCGGCGGGGTGCCCGCTGGCGGCAACGCTCGCGGGGCCCGGCGGGGGTCGCGTGCTGCTGCTCGAGCGCGGCGGCGCGCCCGCCGAGTTCCCGGCGCTCGCCACCGCCGGCGGCTTCGTCAGGACACTCGCGCTCGCCGACCCCTCGCCGGACTCCGACGCGCCCGCGCAGGCCTTCAGCTCCGAGGACGGCGTCCCCAACGTGCGCGcgcgggtgctcggcggcggcaccgccaTCAACGCCGGCTTCTACTCCCGCGCGCACCCCGGCTGGTTCCACGGCCACGGGGAG GACGCCGAGGTGCCGGATTGGGACATGCGGCTGGTGAACTCATCATACGAGTGGGTGGAGCAAGAGCTGACATTCCAGCCGGAGGTGCACGGGTGGCAGGCGGCAGTGAGGGCCGCGCTGCTGGAAGCGAACGTGACGCCGTGGAACGGCTTCACGGTGGAACATGTCACTGGCACAAAGATTGGTGCCACCACCTTTGATGCATCAGGACGCCGCCACAGCGCCGCGGACCTCCTTGCTTTCGCCCGCCCTGGCCGTCTCCATGTCGCTGTCCGTGCTGCCGTTACACGCGTCATAATCAACCCTATTGATCCTG CCGCACGCCGTGGAAGGTCACGACCAGCGGTGGCAGCGGTTGGCGTCGTGTACCAGGACCGTCTTCTCCAGCAGCACCATGCCCTGCTGCGTCCAGGTGGGGAGGTCATACTTTCTGCAGGTACACTTGGAAGTCCACAGTTGCTGCTTCTCAGTGGCGTTGGTCCTGCTAGCGACCTTGCATCCCTCGGCATCCCTGTTTCTGTTGATTCCCCTGACGTTGGGAAGCACATGTTCGACAACCCTCGCAACGGCATCTCCATCATCCCATCAGTCCCCATCGACCACTCCCTCATCCAGGTGGTCGGCATCCCTTCTGCCAACGGCACTGCCTCCTACCTCGAGGCTGCATCATACATCGTCCCCGTTTCTCCCATGCTGCGCCCCGCCGGCCCTTTTATCAGCCCGACTTCACCACTCTATGTCACCATGGCAACCATCATGGAGAAGGTCCCTGGCCCGTTATCCGAGGGCTCGCTCTGGCTATCATCACCTAATCCCATGGAGACCCCCTCGGTGCGCTTCGACTACTTCAGCCGCCCCGAGGACCTGGCACAGTGTGTCGTCGGCGTGCGCCGCGTGGCACAGGTGCTCCAGAGCAGGACGATGGACATATTCCGTTCGGCCGCAGGAACGTCGAGCCAGGGCAGGAGAGGGCGTGCTAGGAGGGACTTCAGGATCGTTGGGGCGACCCTGCCACTCGATTGGAGCACAAACAACACTGCTGTGGCAGATTTCTGCAGGCGGACCGTGGCCACGCTGTGGCATTACCATGGAGGGTGTGTGGTTGGAAGGGTGGTTGACAAGGATTTCCGGGTCATGGGCACGCAGTCTCTTCGCGTGGTGGATGGGTCGACGTTCAGCGTGACGCCCGGGACGAATCCTCAggccacggtgatgatgatgggcaG GTACATGGGGCTGAAGATGATCGCGGAGCGGCACAGCAGAAGGCTAGTGAACACATCATCATACAGTGAACTGCAGGAGTAA